Proteins from a genomic interval of Halopseudomonas litoralis:
- the fliR gene encoding flagellar biosynthetic protein FliR — protein sequence MIELAGSDIGRWVAGYLWVLFRIGALFMTMPVIGTALIPVRIRLYFALALTFLVAPQIASVPQLDALALSTWVVIGEQILIGAAMGFLLQLLFQIHVVAGQIVAMQMGLGFASMNDPAMGISVAVVAQVFTMLVTLLFLAMNGHLVVIEVLVESFTTLPIGETLQAAHFQTLVLRFSWVMAAALLIGLPAITALLIVNLSFGVMMRAAPQLNIFSIGFPLTLVFGLFILWVLLGSAAEQYHLFASEALVWLREMVGAR from the coding sequence ATGATCGAGTTGGCCGGCAGCGATATCGGCCGCTGGGTAGCGGGTTACCTGTGGGTACTGTTTCGTATCGGCGCGCTGTTCATGACAATGCCGGTGATAGGCACGGCCTTGATTCCGGTGCGCATTCGTCTCTATTTCGCTCTGGCCCTGACCTTTCTCGTGGCGCCGCAGATCGCCAGTGTGCCTCAGCTGGATGCGCTGGCGCTGAGCACCTGGGTGGTGATCGGCGAGCAGATCCTGATCGGCGCGGCAATGGGCTTTCTGTTGCAGCTGCTGTTCCAGATCCACGTGGTGGCCGGGCAGATAGTCGCCATGCAGATGGGCCTGGGCTTCGCTTCGATGAACGATCCGGCCATGGGGATTTCCGTGGCGGTGGTGGCGCAGGTGTTCACCATGCTGGTCACGCTGCTGTTTCTGGCCATGAATGGACACCTGGTGGTCATTGAGGTGCTGGTCGAGAGTTTCACCACCTTGCCCATCGGCGAGACGCTGCAGGCGGCGCACTTCCAGACGCTGGTGTTGCGCTTTTCCTGGGTCATGGCGGCGGCATTGCTGATCGGTCTACCGGCCATTACCGCACTGTTGATCGTCAACCTGTCTTTCGGGGTGATGATGCGTGCCGCGCCGCAGTTGAATATCTTCTCCATCGGCTTTCCGCTGACACTGGTTTTCGGTTTGTTCATCCTCTGGGTACTACTGGGCAGTGCGGCGGAGCAATATCACCTGTTTGCCTCTGAAGCACTGGTCTGGCTGCGCGAAATGGTCGGTGCGCGCTGA